In the genome of Opitutia bacterium KCR 482, one region contains:
- a CDS encoding metallophosphoesterase, whose product MNIKRRNFLGSAALLAGGLVSPKAFAAGDNSESVKFSVFADMHFRVGNYNWTVERMAQILERARKNKVDFIIHCGDFCHDVRTAGPVLDQFNNFELPHYHTMGNHDFEGTKTLEEVVSAYQMKDGNFYSFDRGVFRFIVLDTNYFHRPDGSIMHYASSTAYEKCHQKEAILTPEQLVFLREKLSTAKGPCAIFSHHGFKYTSGITNAAEAKNAVFESQKFPVIWINGHHHRNSLKLEKQVAFFNLNSTTSEWVGKPHRAYPEEIMKKCNVSKHELLFDTPVHAIITMSKDGEIDIDGMKGGMFMGITPEMTGNKSHDDEGLPVEAYVLSSHFKLYPPKRA is encoded by the coding sequence ATGAATATTAAACGACGCAATTTCTTGGGGAGTGCGGCGCTGCTGGCCGGAGGTCTTGTTTCTCCGAAAGCGTTTGCCGCGGGGGACAATTCCGAAAGCGTAAAATTTTCGGTCTTTGCCGACATGCATTTCAGGGTTGGAAACTACAACTGGACTGTCGAGCGCATGGCGCAGATTCTCGAACGAGCCCGCAAAAACAAGGTCGATTTCATAATACATTGCGGCGACTTCTGCCACGACGTAAGAACCGCGGGCCCCGTGCTCGACCAGTTCAACAACTTCGAGCTTCCCCACTACCACACAATGGGCAATCACGATTTCGAGGGCACAAAGACGCTCGAAGAAGTTGTCTCCGCCTACCAGATGAAAGACGGCAATTTCTACTCTTTCGACAGGGGCGTATTCAGGTTCATCGTTCTCGACACAAACTATTTCCACCGCCCCGACGGTAGCATTATGCACTACGCGTCTTCGACCGCGTACGAAAAGTGCCACCAAAAAGAGGCGATTCTTACGCCCGAACAGCTTGTGTTTTTGCGCGAAAAACTCTCGACGGCAAAAGGTCCGTGCGCGATATTCTCGCATCACGGCTTCAAGTACACAAGCGGCATAACGAACGCCGCAGAGGCAAAGAACGCCGTGTTTGAATCGCAGAAATTCCCAGTAATCTGGATTAACGGACACCACCACAGAAATAGCCTCAAACTCGAAAAACAGGTCGCGTTTTTCAACCTCAACAGCACCACGAGCGAGTGGGTCGGGAAGCCGCACCGCGCGTATCCCGAAGAAATCATGAAAAAGTGCAACGTCTCGAAGCACGAGCTTCTTTTCGACACTCCCGTCCACGCAATCATCACGATGTCAAAAGACGGCGAAATAGACATCGACGGCATGAAGGGCGGAATGTTCATGGGTATCACTCCCGAAATGACGGGCAACAAGTCGCACGACGACGAGGGTTTGCCCGTCGAGGCGTATGTGCTTTCGTCGCATTTCAAGCTCTACCCGCCGAAGCGGGCGTAG
- a CDS encoding ATPase, whose protein sequence is MILIADSGTTKTDWRAFGESGESKILRTEGINPVFQSPEMLDGILAENVKPHVSDVSKIYFYSAGVAASHEATAALLAAFGRNFPNCSFFVETDKLGAARALCGHSAGIACIMGTGSNSCFYDGEKITDNNVGGGFILGDEGGGASLGRRLISDFIRNLLPERVSAELRSRFGLDYFKIIDNVYKRPMPNRWLASFSPFIEEFLSDPYICEMVDSQFESFIRRNVLRYDVAKYPMNAVGSVGACFSENLARAAERTGVRIGRVIKSPIDSLVEFHSADL, encoded by the coding sequence ATGATTTTAATTGCAGACAGCGGAACTACCAAGACGGATTGGCGCGCGTTCGGCGAATCGGGCGAGTCGAAAATTTTGCGCACCGAGGGCATAAACCCCGTATTCCAGTCGCCCGAAATGCTCGACGGAATCCTTGCCGAAAACGTCAAGCCGCACGTTTCGGACGTTTCAAAAATCTATTTTTACAGCGCGGGGGTGGCGGCGTCGCACGAGGCAACCGCCGCGCTCCTTGCGGCGTTCGGGCGCAACTTCCCGAACTGCTCGTTTTTTGTCGAGACCGACAAGCTCGGGGCGGCGCGCGCCCTTTGCGGGCATTCGGCGGGCATTGCGTGCATAATGGGCACGGGGTCGAACTCGTGCTTTTACGACGGCGAAAAAATCACCGACAACAACGTGGGCGGCGGCTTCATCTTGGGCGACGAGGGCGGCGGGGCGTCGCTCGGCAGACGCCTGATTTCCGACTTTATCCGCAATCTCCTACCCGAGCGCGTTTCCGCCGAGCTTCGCAGCCGCTTCGGTTTGGACTATTTCAAGATTATCGACAACGTCTACAAACGCCCCATGCCCAACCGCTGGCTTGCGTCGTTCTCGCCGTTCATAGAGGAGTTTTTGTCCGACCCGTACATTTGCGAAATGGTGGATTCGCAGTTCGAGTCTTTTATCCGCAGGAATGTCCTGCGCTACGATGTCGCAAAGTACCCGATGAACGCGGTAGGCTCTGTCGGCGCGTGTTTTTCGGAAAACCTCGCCCGCGCCGCGGAGCGCACGGGCGTGAGGATAGGGCGCGTGATAAAGTCGCCGATAGATTCCCTTGTGGAATTCCACTCCGCCGATTTGTAG
- the glmS gene encoding glutamine--fructose-6-phosphate transaminase (isomerizing) has translation MCGITGYIGCRDATPILIEGLLKLEYRGYDSAGLALLDDKGTLDVMKKKGRVAVLAKEVEEHPFYATMGISHTRWATHGAVTDTNAHPHVSSDGNFAIVHNGIIENYENIKKFLIEKGYTFKSQTDTEALVNLIAYHYTNRTSPADKNRFLEAVRKTLRHVEGTYGFAVISKLAPNEMIAARKGSPLIIGVGKDEYLVSSDVLGFAGRATNVIYLEDGQIASLTRDNCDIITTANAPVDVRINEIDWDLENADLDGFKTYMEKEIFEQPKSLKNAIRGRISDDLSTARLIGLNLTPNELRQFDRILFCACGTAWHACLAAEYLIEKYARIPVEVEYASEFRYKNAPIDKNTLVFVISQSGETLDTLEALRESQRKGFKTLAITNSVGSTISRESDGGLYQYAGKEVGVASTKAFTSQVAICLLIALYLGRMRDLSFAEGREIVKAIDELPDAVNSVLAQAPEIEKIAEKYAQFDDFLFLGRLSEFPIALEGALKLKEISYIHAEGYPAAEMKHGPIALVCPECPSVMLANSDEIALKIVSNAQEIKARKGPIIVVSDQPKLFGGIADDIIALPKVHESVRGILATVPLQLLAYYIARKRGCDVDKPRNLAKAVTVE, from the coding sequence ATGTGCGGAATCACGGGATACATTGGGTGTCGGGACGCGACGCCGATTCTTATAGAGGGACTTTTGAAGCTCGAATACCGCGGGTATGACTCCGCGGGGCTTGCGCTTCTCGACGACAAGGGAACGCTCGACGTCATGAAGAAAAAGGGACGCGTTGCCGTTCTTGCAAAGGAGGTCGAAGAGCACCCGTTCTACGCGACCATGGGAATCAGCCACACGCGCTGGGCAACCCACGGCGCGGTGACCGACACAAACGCGCACCCGCACGTTTCGAGCGACGGCAATTTCGCGATAGTCCACAACGGCATTATCGAAAACTACGAAAACATAAAAAAGTTCCTCATCGAAAAGGGCTACACGTTTAAAAGCCAGACAGACACCGAAGCCCTCGTAAATCTCATCGCCTACCACTACACAAACAGAACGTCCCCTGCCGACAAAAACAGGTTTCTTGAAGCCGTCCGCAAGACGCTAAGGCACGTCGAGGGAACCTACGGGTTCGCGGTAATAAGCAAGCTTGCCCCCAACGAAATGATTGCCGCCCGCAAGGGTTCGCCGCTTATCATAGGCGTCGGCAAGGACGAGTACCTTGTGTCGAGCGACGTTCTCGGCTTCGCGGGACGCGCCACAAACGTAATCTACCTTGAAGACGGGCAAATCGCAAGCCTCACGCGCGACAACTGCGACATCATCACGACCGCAAACGCGCCCGTGGACGTCCGCATAAACGAAATCGACTGGGACTTGGAAAACGCCGACCTCGACGGCTTCAAAACCTACATGGAAAAGGAGATTTTCGAACAGCCCAAATCGCTCAAAAACGCTATAAGGGGCAGAATCTCCGACGACCTTTCGACCGCCCGCCTCATCGGGCTGAACCTCACCCCCAACGAGCTTAGGCAGTTCGACCGCATTCTTTTCTGCGCCTGCGGAACGGCTTGGCACGCCTGCCTTGCGGCGGAATACCTCATCGAAAAATACGCCCGCATTCCCGTGGAGGTGGAATACGCAAGCGAATTCAGATACAAAAACGCCCCCATCGACAAAAACACGCTCGTGTTCGTAATCAGCCAAAGCGGCGAAACGCTCGACACGCTCGAAGCGCTGCGCGAATCGCAGCGCAAGGGCTTCAAAACGCTGGCGATTACAAACTCGGTAGGCTCGACAATCTCGCGCGAGTCCGACGGCGGGCTGTACCAGTATGCGGGCAAGGAGGTTGGGGTTGCGTCCACAAAGGCGTTCACGTCGCAGGTGGCAATCTGCCTGCTAATCGCTCTATACCTCGGCAGAATGCGCGACCTTTCGTTTGCGGAGGGGCGCGAAATCGTCAAGGCAATCGACGAGCTCCCCGACGCGGTAAACAGCGTGCTCGCGCAAGCCCCCGAAATCGAGAAAATCGCCGAAAAATACGCGCAGTTCGACGACTTCCTCTTCCTCGGCAGGCTCTCGGAATTCCCGATTGCCCTCGAAGGCGCGCTCAAACTCAAAGAAATTTCGTACATACACGCGGAGGGCTACCCCGCCGCCGAAATGAAGCACGGCCCGATTGCGCTGGTGTGCCCCGAATGCCCGTCGGTAATGCTTGCAAACTCCGATGAAATCGCGCTGAAAATCGTCTCGAACGCCCAGGAAATCAAGGCGCGCAAAGGCCCGATTATCGTCGTGAGCGACCAGCCCAAACTCTTCGGAGGAATCGCCGACGACATCATCGCCCTGCCGAAAGTGCACGAATCGGTGCGCGGAATTTTGGCGACAGTTCCCCTGCAACTGCTAGCCTACTACATCGCCCGCAAGCGCGGCTGCGACGTCGACAAGCCGCGCAACTTGGCGAAGGCGGTTACCGTGGAGTAG
- a CDS encoding LysM peptidoglycan-binding domain-containing protein: MMKTFKLAAALSAAFVAATPLFSQSLGDMQQDMALLKREVGNLRLEVEQLTRQNEALERKIRQMQSSNTSSDLVRSQVASVRSDVSSQNEAMKREIIKLVKKDIESLASQTNDAIEKLAKAIGQRPQAPMPTTFGDDYPKMGITYTVKSGDTLGKIARANNSKIKWIQDANKIEDPNRGLRVGESIFIPQK; encoded by the coding sequence ATGATGAAGACTTTTAAACTCGCCGCCGCGTTGTCGGCGGCATTCGTTGCGGCGACGCCGCTCTTTTCGCAGTCTCTCGGAGACATGCAGCAGGACATGGCTCTTTTGAAGCGCGAAGTGGGCAACCTCAGGCTCGAAGTCGAACAGCTTACGCGCCAAAACGAGGCTCTCGAACGCAAAATAAGGCAAATGCAGTCGTCGAATACGTCGAGCGACTTGGTTCGCTCGCAGGTGGCGTCGGTGCGCTCGGACGTGTCGTCGCAAAACGAGGCGATGAAGCGCGAAATCATAAAGCTTGTCAAAAAGGACATCGAAAGCCTCGCCTCGCAGACGAACGACGCAATCGAAAAACTCGCCAAGGCGATAGGGCAACGCCCGCAGGCTCCCATGCCGACAACTTTTGGCGACGACTACCCCAAAATGGGCATTACCTACACCGTGAAATCGGGCGATACGCTCGGGAAAATCGCCCGCGCCAACAACTCGAAAATCAAGTGGATTCAGGACGCCAATAAAATAGAGGATCCCAACCGGGGTCTGCGCGTCGGCGAATCAATCTTCATTCCGCAAAAATAA
- a CDS encoding ParB/RepB/Spo0J family partition protein, producing the protein MSIQRKSLGRGLSSIISAGAKKAADSGARKVAAQTQSALAKDVKIASHGLFSEIAVDKIIPSPYQARAQFDEEQISQLADSIASEGLLQPLLVRQLKDGTYELLAGERRLRACRSLGMKKVVACVQSASDASAAAKGLIENLQRSDLNPIEEARGILNMMENFHLTQEAASQRLGKPRSSIANSLRLLKLPEEIRGYISKGLLSLGHAKVIMGVDDPVRQTILARKIIEGDLNVRAAEDAVKRMKTAADGISATSPASVVAQNAVIRDIQNRVSSKLNAEVEIKHNQKRGKIIISYVGNDDLQRILDIFGVKI; encoded by the coding sequence ATGTCTATACAACGCAAATCTTTGGGCAGGGGGCTTAGCTCCATAATCTCGGCGGGCGCGAAAAAGGCCGCCGACAGCGGCGCGCGCAAGGTCGCCGCGCAAACGCAGTCCGCGCTAGCAAAAGACGTGAAAATAGCCTCGCACGGACTGTTCAGCGAAATCGCCGTAGATAAAATCATTCCCAGCCCCTATCAGGCGCGCGCACAGTTCGACGAGGAACAGATTTCACAGCTTGCAGATTCGATTGCCTCGGAAGGTCTTTTGCAGCCGCTGCTCGTCCGCCAGCTCAAAGACGGCACTTACGAGCTTTTGGCGGGCGAACGCCGCTTGCGGGCGTGCCGCAGCCTGGGCATGAAGAAAGTCGTGGCGTGCGTGCAGTCGGCAAGCGACGCGTCCGCCGCGGCGAAGGGGCTTATCGAAAACCTCCAACGCTCCGACCTCAACCCGATTGAAGAGGCGCGGGGTATCCTCAACATGATGGAGAATTTCCATCTGACGCAGGAGGCGGCTTCGCAGCGTTTGGGCAAGCCGCGTTCGAGCATTGCAAACTCGCTGAGGCTTCTGAAACTTCCCGAAGAAATACGCGGATACATTTCGAAGGGGCTGCTTTCGCTTGGGCACGCCAAAGTCATAATGGGCGTGGACGACCCTGTAAGACAGACGATTCTCGCGCGGAAAATCATCGAGGGCGATCTCAACGTACGCGCCGCCGAAGACGCCGTCAAGCGCATGAAAACCGCCGCCGACGGAATTTCCGCAACGTCGCCGGCGTCGGTTGTGGCGCAGAACGCGGTCATACGCGACATTCAGAACAGGGTGTCGTCGAAGCTGAACGCGGAAGTGGAAATCAAACACAACCAGAAGCGCGGGAAAATCATAATTTCCTACGTCGGCAACGACGACTTGCAGCGCATTCTCGACATTTTCGGCGTCAAGATTTAA
- a CDS encoding prephenate dehydrogenase codes for MKLIGTVAVLGTGLLGASLARALKKFGVAEKVFAWSRSESTREKCAALPSVFDGVFDSPEAAVRDADMVVICAPTANIPQLAERIAPSLKKGAVITDVGSVKKSVCEQCEKALAGSGAVFVGSHPMAGSEKIGIDHSDSDLFAGRPCFITPSSDAQADAADLLEKIWTAVGMRAYRATPSVHDSIVARVSHLPHIVAGLLCCSAADFENGDLRNYAGPGFRDSTRISSGNPEIWDSIIADNRAEILAALKIFSDKLSSIIDAVENSDSEKIGAMLRKAKSYRDKL; via the coding sequence ATGAAATTAATCGGAACAGTCGCCGTTTTGGGAACGGGTTTGCTCGGCGCGTCGCTCGCGCGGGCTTTAAAAAAATTCGGGGTTGCCGAAAAGGTCTTCGCGTGGTCGCGCTCCGAATCGACGCGCGAAAAATGCGCCGCGCTTCCGTCGGTCTTCGACGGCGTTTTCGACTCTCCCGAAGCCGCCGTCCGCGACGCCGACATGGTCGTGATTTGCGCGCCGACCGCGAACATTCCGCAGCTCGCCGAACGTATCGCCCCGAGCCTCAAAAAAGGCGCGGTGATAACCGACGTCGGCAGCGTGAAAAAATCCGTCTGCGAACAGTGCGAAAAGGCTCTCGCCGGTAGCGGCGCGGTCTTCGTAGGCTCGCACCCCATGGCAGGCTCCGAAAAAATCGGCATAGACCACTCCGACTCCGACCTCTTCGCTGGGCGTCCGTGCTTTATAACGCCGTCCTCCGATGCGCAGGCGGACGCCGCGGATTTGCTCGAAAAAATCTGGACGGCTGTGGGCATGCGGGCATACCGCGCAACGCCCTCCGTGCACGATTCGATTGTCGCGCGGGTAAGCCACCTGCCGCACATCGTGGCAGGGCTGCTTTGTTGCAGCGCGGCGGATTTCGAAAACGGCGACCTCCGCAACTACGCAGGCCCCGGGTTCAGAGACTCGACCCGCATTTCGTCGGGCAACCCCGAAATTTGGGATTCCATAATTGCCGACAACCGCGCGGAAATCCTCGCGGCGTTGAAAATATTTTCGGACAAGCTTTCCTCCATCATCGACGCCGTAGAAAATTCCGACTCCGAAAAAATCGGCGCAATGCTGCGCAAGGCGAAATCGTACAGAGACAAACTTTAA
- the aroA gene encoding 3-phosphoshikimate 1-carboxyvinyltransferase, translating to MKSEIIIKPFRACAASATPPGSKSITNRAMMLAALAGGDTLLEGALFSRDTLIMADCLAKLGYIVKPDKLAGTVEIDAGLGGIPNSEAEIDVGNAGTAARFITALVSLRNGGNYLLDSDNAMYARPIKGLIDALKSQGAAFEFLGERDRFPFRIRTCGLRGGTAEIDAGESSQMLSGLLMASVCAQSPMEVRLSGGTVSKPFVKMTIEMMREFGFSCETDGNVYKPALKKGVVQSPRVYRIEPDATAASYLATLPIAVGGVSEIRNFGACKLQGDAAYIDVLKSMGLVETRTVGDNLLVFAKDGGAYPELVEVDFNDISDTFLSLAAVSMLLPFKLRITGIAHTRRQETDRVAAVARELRKFCASVEESEGGLFIAPYPRAELAEKIKGVVSVETYDDHRIAMSFSIAGCADIRGDGSPWIKIENPECTSKTWSEFFEVLYTAREDSRKFRIVSVDGGAAVGKSSVSRETSNILGYMHVDTGAHYRTVAYGLLEAGADSADLAGVLANLAKLEIGTKLDGMSAKITLGGGVVPDSEIRNERINSKVAEFAAIPQVRDFLKNYQRSMADFARNSGFGGMIMEGRDIGSVIFPDADARIFLDADEQTRAARRAKEGITDSVKKRDELDKSRKTAPLVCPNGATLIDTSKMSKSEVVEKTLSVILES from the coding sequence ATGAAATCCGAAATAATAATAAAACCTTTCCGCGCCTGCGCGGCGTCGGCAACTCCCCCCGGCTCGAAAAGCATTACGAACCGCGCAATGATGCTCGCGGCTCTCGCGGGCGGCGACACGCTTTTGGAGGGCGCGTTGTTTTCGCGCGACACGCTCATCATGGCGGACTGCCTCGCAAAGCTCGGCTACATCGTAAAGCCCGACAAGCTCGCGGGGACGGTCGAAATAGACGCGGGGCTTGGCGGCATTCCCAATTCGGAGGCTGAAATCGACGTGGGCAATGCGGGCACGGCGGCAAGGTTCATTACGGCTCTCGTCTCTCTGCGCAATGGCGGCAACTATCTGCTCGACTCCGACAACGCGATGTACGCGCGGCCGATTAAGGGGCTTATAGACGCGCTGAAATCGCAGGGGGCGGCTTTCGAATTTCTCGGCGAGCGCGACAGATTCCCGTTCAGAATACGCACATGCGGATTGCGCGGAGGGACGGCGGAAATCGACGCGGGAGAGTCGAGCCAAATGCTTTCGGGGCTGTTGATGGCGTCGGTTTGCGCGCAGTCGCCGATGGAGGTTCGCCTTTCGGGCGGGACGGTCTCCAAGCCTTTCGTCAAAATGACAATCGAGATGATGCGCGAGTTCGGATTCTCCTGCGAGACCGACGGAAACGTCTACAAGCCCGCGCTCAAAAAGGGCGTGGTGCAGTCGCCGCGCGTGTACAGAATAGAGCCCGACGCAACTGCGGCGAGCTACCTTGCGACGCTTCCGATTGCAGTCGGCGGCGTTTCGGAAATACGCAATTTCGGGGCGTGCAAATTGCAGGGCGACGCCGCGTACATCGACGTGCTCAAATCGATGGGGCTTGTCGAAACGCGCACTGTCGGCGACAACCTGCTTGTTTTCGCAAAGGACGGCGGGGCGTATCCCGAACTCGTGGAGGTTGATTTCAACGACATTTCCGACACATTCCTTTCTCTCGCGGCGGTGTCAATGCTGCTGCCGTTCAAGCTCCGCATTACGGGCATTGCGCACACGCGCAGGCAGGAGACCGACAGGGTGGCGGCGGTTGCCCGCGAGCTGCGCAAATTCTGCGCGTCGGTCGAAGAGTCGGAGGGCGGGCTTTTCATTGCGCCGTACCCCCGCGCCGAGCTTGCCGAAAAAATCAAGGGCGTCGTTTCCGTCGAAACATACGACGACCACAGAATCGCAATGAGCTTTTCGATTGCGGGTTGCGCCGACATTCGCGGCGACGGCTCGCCGTGGATTAAAATCGAAAATCCCGAATGCACGTCGAAAACTTGGAGCGAATTCTTCGAGGTGCTCTACACCGCGCGGGAGGATTCGCGCAAGTTCAGGATTGTGTCGGTCGACGGCGGCGCGGCGGTCGGGAAATCGAGCGTCTCGCGCGAGACGTCGAACATCTTGGGCTACATGCACGTCGATACGGGGGCGCATTACAGGACTGTCGCCTACGGGCTTCTCGAAGCGGGCGCGGACTCCGCCGACTTGGCGGGGGTGCTCGCGAACCTCGCAAAGCTCGAAATCGGCACGAAGCTCGACGGCATGTCGGCGAAAATCACGCTCGGCGGCGGGGTCGTACCAGACTCCGAAATACGCAACGAGCGCATAAATTCGAAAGTTGCCGAATTTGCCGCGATTCCGCAGGTGCGCGACTTCCTCAAAAACTACCAGCGTTCCATGGCGGACTTCGCCCGCAACAGCGGCTTCGGCGGCATGATTATGGAGGGGCGCGACATCGGCTCGGTCATTTTCCCCGACGCCGACGCCCGCATTTTCCTCGACGCCGACGAGCAGACCCGCGCCGCCCGCCGCGCCAAGGAGGGCATTACCGACTCGGTCAAAAAACGCGACGAGCTTGACAAGTCGCGCAAAACCGCGCCGCTTGTGTGCCCCAACGGCGCGACGCTCATCGACACCTCGAAAATGTCGAAGTCGGAGGTCGTCGAAAAGACGCTTTCAGTAATTCTCGAATCGTAA
- a CDS encoding lysophospholipid acyltransferase family protein, translating to MRTRFFKVGKGKYIYKGWWILSSVICDVFGRIELYGYENVPKEPCIIVANHVSYLDPMAAAFFHETELCAVARDTLMDGKFSGAFFRSLNAIPIKRGQSGNLGAFREVLARIKSGVGVIIFPEGTRSFDGKLQRGKAGAGLLAIKSGAPILPLKFVNMYDILPRTGRLRGGTRLILCAGKPINPKEIDPGKDAPDRAQIIVDRIMERIAEIEPPVLKEI from the coding sequence ATGAGAACGCGCTTTTTCAAGGTAGGGAAGGGCAAATACATCTACAAAGGCTGGTGGATTTTGTCGTCCGTAATCTGCGACGTGTTCGGCAGAATAGAGCTTTACGGCTACGAGAACGTCCCGAAAGAGCCGTGCATAATTGTAGCCAACCACGTCAGCTATCTCGACCCCATGGCGGCGGCGTTCTTCCACGAGACGGAGCTTTGCGCCGTCGCGCGCGACACCCTCATGGACGGCAAATTTTCGGGCGCGTTCTTCCGCAGCCTCAACGCGATTCCGATTAAGCGCGGGCAGTCGGGCAATCTGGGCGCGTTCCGCGAGGTGCTCGCGCGGATAAAATCGGGCGTGGGCGTGATAATTTTTCCGGAGGGCACGCGCAGTTTCGACGGTAAATTGCAGCGCGGAAAGGCGGGCGCGGGCTTGCTTGCGATAAAATCTGGCGCGCCGATTCTGCCGCTGAAATTCGTGAACATGTACGACATTCTTCCTCGAACGGGCAGGCTCCGCGGCGGCACGCGCCTTATTCTTTGCGCTGGGAAGCCGATTAACCCGAAGGAAATCGACCCCGGAAAGGACGCCCCCGACAGGGCGCAAATTATAGTTGATAGAATAATGGAGCGGATTGCGGAAATCGAACCGCCCGTATTGAAGGAAATTTAA
- a CDS encoding multidrug efflux SMR transporter, whose protein sequence is MINWMCLFVAGLLEIVWVVALKYAENFSKLLPTAVFVVSIVSSFLLLNFAIRTLPIGLSYAIWTGMGAAGAVAAGIILFGEPTGFWQLLFLSMIVVGIIGINFVSEH, encoded by the coding sequence ATGATAAACTGGATGTGTCTTTTTGTCGCGGGATTGCTCGAAATTGTCTGGGTGGTCGCGCTGAAATACGCCGAAAACTTTTCAAAGCTTCTGCCCACTGCGGTGTTTGTGGTTTCGATTGTATCGAGCTTTTTGCTGCTCAATTTTGCAATCCGCACGCTTCCGATCGGGCTGTCCTACGCCATTTGGACGGGCATGGGCGCGGCGGGCGCGGTGGCTGCGGGCATAATTCTCTTCGGCGAACCGACGGGCTTTTGGCAGCTGCTCTTCCTCTCGATGATTGTCGTGGGGATTATCGGAATCAATTTCGTCTCCGAACACTAA
- a CDS encoding DoxX family protein, whose translation MNNTLYNFTLFFMRLAPSLAMLYYHGAAKVSMVFAGKTQGFPDPLGMGSGVSLYAATFAETLCPALIILGVFTRSAALIACVNMAVAVWYLHTQAGSSFELPVLYLAFFAAIAFAGAGEWSVDGAKSWSGWFYRDSK comes from the coding sequence ATGAACAATACTTTGTATAATTTTACGCTGTTTTTCATGCGCCTCGCGCCGTCGCTTGCCATGCTCTACTACCACGGGGCGGCGAAGGTGTCGATGGTTTTTGCGGGCAAGACGCAGGGCTTTCCCGACCCGCTCGGCATGGGTTCGGGGGTGTCTCTCTACGCAGCGACTTTTGCCGAAACGCTGTGCCCCGCGCTCATAATTCTCGGCGTCTTCACGCGTTCGGCGGCGTTGATTGCGTGCGTCAACATGGCGGTCGCCGTTTGGTATTTGCACACGCAGGCGGGGTCTTCGTTCGAGCTGCCCGTTCTCTACTTGGCGTTTTTTGCGGCAATCGCGTTTGCGGGCGCGGGCGAGTGGTCGGTGGACGGCGCGAAGTCTTGGAGCGGTTGGTTTTACCGCGATTCTAAGTAA
- a CDS encoding LacI family DNA-binding transcriptional regulator, whose translation MKSRITLKDVAREAGVNFTLVSKYLTANPQTRMTDETRERIKRAIQKLDYRPSAAARALRYGRSKAIGLVVGDLTNAYYAHIANLALKELRPRDYQLLIALESPDYDPVQSLLSREVDGIIYAGAGKPPSGMQIPVAVNDRHIAGACEINLDISGALADAMENLKGKTLGLFFEHSLWIKAFEACAKRLGINADVEILPTPPDERFAMLEKIAKTKPDAVFASGWLTLRAMRKIGGFGKIFAHANCAGSFLNGENVAGAIFSSTTELIEKTCRAIVGQIESGERVSEKIHTRYVSAESEEFGGLASGDFRLT comes from the coding sequence GTGAAATCGAGAATCACATTGAAAGACGTCGCCAGAGAGGCGGGCGTGAATTTCACGCTCGTTTCAAAATATTTGACGGCGAATCCGCAGACGCGTATGACCGATGAAACGCGGGAGCGCATAAAACGCGCAATCCAGAAGCTCGACTACCGCCCGTCGGCGGCGGCGCGCGCGCTCCGCTACGGCAGGAGCAAGGCGATAGGCCTTGTCGTCGGCGACCTCACAAACGCGTACTACGCGCACATTGCAAACTTGGCGTTGAAGGAACTGCGCCCGCGCGACTACCAACTGCTGATAGCCCTCGAATCGCCCGACTACGACCCCGTGCAATCGCTGCTTTCGCGCGAAGTTGACGGCATAATCTACGCAGGCGCGGGAAAGCCCCCAAGCGGCATGCAAATCCCCGTCGCCGTAAACGACAGGCACATCGCCGGCGCGTGCGAAATCAATCTCGATATCTCCGGCGCGCTCGCCGATGCAATGGAAAACCTCAAAGGAAAAACGCTCGGTCTATTTTTCGAACACTCGCTCTGGATTAAAGCGTTCGAGGCGTGCGCAAAAAGACTCGGAATAAACGCCGACGTGGAAATTCTGCCGACGCCGCCCGACGAACGCTTCGCCATGCTCGAAAAAATCGCAAAAACAAAGCCCGACGCGGTTTTCGCAAGCGGCTGGCTGACGCTCCGCGCCATGCGGAAAATCGGGGGCTTCGGCAAAATCTTCGCGCACGCAAACTGCGCGGGAAGCTTCCTGAACGGCGAAAATGTCGCGGGGGCAATATTTTCGTCTACAACCGAACTAATAGAAAAGACGTGCCGCGCGATAGTCGGACAAATCGAAAGCGGAGAGCGGGTCTCGGAGAAAATCCACACGCGCTACGTTTCGGCGGAATCGGAGGAATTCGGCGGGCTCGCTTCGGGCGACTTCCGCCTTACTTAG